Proteins encoded by one window of Modestobacter marinus:
- a CDS encoding class I SAM-dependent methyltransferase, translating to MTIDLLAAAAAAPGFMPPDEGRALYAAARAVQVPGPLLEIGSWLGKSALYLAAAARETGRQVVTVDHHRGSEEHQPGWEYHDPSLVDPLVGRIDTLPGFRRTVAAAGAEDVVVAVVARSEVLAPLWSTPLALLFLDGSHTEESARRDQDAWVAKLAVGGTLAIHDVFPDPADGGQAPFGVYQRVLRSGEFAELPGTGSLRLLRRTSS from the coding sequence ATGACCATCGACCTGCTGGCCGCCGCGGCCGCCGCACCCGGGTTCATGCCGCCGGACGAGGGCCGGGCGCTGTACGCCGCGGCGCGCGCGGTGCAGGTGCCCGGGCCGCTGCTGGAGATCGGCAGCTGGCTGGGCAAGTCGGCGCTGTACCTGGCGGCCGCCGCCCGGGAGACCGGCCGGCAGGTGGTCACCGTCGACCACCACCGCGGCTCGGAGGAGCACCAGCCCGGCTGGGAGTACCACGACCCGTCGCTGGTCGACCCGCTGGTCGGGCGGATCGACACGCTCCCCGGCTTCCGGCGCACCGTCGCCGCCGCCGGCGCGGAGGACGTCGTGGTCGCCGTCGTCGCCCGGTCGGAGGTGCTCGCGCCGCTGTGGTCCACGCCGCTGGCGCTGCTGTTCCTCGACGGCAGCCACACCGAGGAGTCCGCGCGGCGGGACCAGGACGCCTGGGTGGCGAAGCTGGCCGTCGGAGGGACGCTGGCCATCCACGACGTCTTCCCGGACCCGGCCGACGGCGGGCAGGCCCCGTTCGGGGTCTACCAGCGGGTGCTGCGGTCGGGGGAGTTCGCCGAGCTGCCCGGCACCGGCTCGCTGCGGCTGCTGCGGCGCACGTCGTCCTGA
- a CDS encoding TraR/DksA family transcriptional regulator, giving the protein MLDDDGMTVIDDLTRTRAETLAQIDALTREFEEVVAASRSSNADDEHDPEGATIAFERQQVAALLDQARRRLADVDAALARAAAGEHGRCADCGQQIAPERLAARPHARTCISCAR; this is encoded by the coding sequence GTGCTGGACGATGACGGGATGACGGTGATCGACGACCTGACCCGCACCCGGGCCGAGACGCTGGCGCAGATAGACGCTCTCACCCGGGAGTTCGAGGAGGTCGTGGCGGCGTCCCGGTCGTCCAACGCCGACGACGAGCACGACCCCGAGGGCGCGACGATCGCCTTCGAGCGGCAGCAGGTGGCGGCGCTGCTGGACCAGGCCCGCCGCCGGCTGGCCGACGTCGACGCAGCGCTCGCCCGCGCCGCGGCCGGGGAGCACGGCCGGTGCGCCGACTGCGGGCAGCAGATCGCCCCGGAGCGACTGGCCGCCCGACCGCACGCGCGGACCTGCATCTCCTGCGCCCGCTGA
- a CDS encoding YibE/F family protein yields the protein MPDHTHSHGPDTGPDGELRPPDPAVVARRRTAVRLMLLVLVPVGVATLVGLLVLWPSSAQTAAQQAAESFQPPGTTYPEATIVSLEPYECAAATGNAPAQICARAVLVVAEGDSSGDYVQVELSSEVVAEGVEVGDELVLNRDPGIDTGQVTYSFQDFPRSTPIITLALAFTLVVGAVARLRGLLALLGLGFAFFILLQFMLPGLLAGSSPIWVSLVGSSAIMYVVLYLAHGFNARTTTALLGTLFGLALSAVLGTIAVAAAHLTGLANEEAVQLLQFDPTLDFSGLVLAALVVAGLGILNDVTITQASAVWQLHEVSPEMGWVQLFQRGMAIGRDHIASTIYTIVFAYAGAALPLLLLFDIYERPFWTTLTGSVVGEEVVRTLVGGIALVLAVPVTTLIGALVAAAATSATPAPAELPADRTGGATR from the coding sequence GTGCCGGACCACACCCACAGCCACGGACCCGACACCGGACCCGACGGCGAGCTGCGCCCCCCGGACCCGGCCGTGGTCGCCCGCCGGCGCACCGCCGTCCGGCTGATGCTCCTCGTGCTGGTGCCGGTCGGCGTCGCCACGCTGGTCGGCCTGCTGGTGCTGTGGCCCAGCAGCGCGCAGACCGCCGCGCAGCAGGCGGCGGAGTCGTTCCAGCCGCCGGGCACGACCTACCCCGAGGCGACCATCGTGTCGCTGGAGCCCTACGAGTGCGCCGCGGCGACCGGCAACGCGCCCGCCCAGATCTGCGCCCGGGCGGTCCTGGTCGTCGCCGAGGGCGACAGCTCCGGCGACTACGTGCAGGTCGAGCTCTCCTCGGAGGTGGTGGCCGAGGGCGTCGAGGTGGGCGACGAGCTGGTGCTCAACCGCGACCCCGGCATCGACACCGGCCAGGTCACCTACTCCTTCCAGGACTTCCCCCGCAGCACCCCGATCATCACGCTCGCGCTGGCCTTCACCCTGGTGGTGGGTGCGGTCGCCCGGCTGCGGGGGCTGCTCGCGCTGCTCGGCCTGGGGTTCGCGTTCTTCATCCTGCTGCAGTTCATGTTGCCCGGGCTGCTGGCCGGTTCCTCGCCGATCTGGGTCAGCCTGGTCGGTTCCTCGGCGATCATGTACGTCGTCCTGTACCTGGCCCACGGCTTCAACGCCCGGACGACGACGGCGCTGCTGGGCACCCTGTTCGGCCTCGCGCTCAGCGCGGTCCTGGGCACGATCGCCGTCGCCGCCGCGCACCTCACCGGCCTGGCGAACGAGGAGGCCGTGCAGCTGCTCCAGTTCGACCCGACCCTGGACTTCTCCGGCCTCGTGCTGGCCGCCCTCGTCGTGGCCGGGCTGGGCATCCTCAACGACGTCACCATCACCCAGGCGTCCGCGGTCTGGCAGCTGCACGAGGTCTCGCCGGAGATGGGCTGGGTGCAGCTGTTCCAGCGCGGCATGGCGATCGGGCGCGACCACATCGCCTCGACGATCTACACGATCGTCTTCGCCTACGCCGGCGCAGCGCTGCCGCTGCTGCTGCTCTTCGACATCTACGAACGTCCGTTCTGGACGACGCTGACCGGCTCGGTCGTGGGCGAGGAGGTGGTCCGCACCCTGGTCGGCGGGATCGCGCTGGTGCTCGCGGTCCCGGTGACCACGCTGATCGGCGCCCTGGTCGCGGCGGCGGCGACGTCGGCGACCCCGGCACCCGCCGAGCTGCCCGCCGACCGCACCGGAGGAGCCACCCGATGA